One Dermacentor andersoni chromosome 6, qqDerAnde1_hic_scaffold, whole genome shotgun sequence genomic window carries:
- the LOC140218750 gene encoding solute carrier family 22 member 7-like yields MLACAQVSLSILTMHYASMVILAAPVDHWCKVPRELGNVSAKEWKSTGIPLEADGTPSQCYAYAVTAAPVTGTARGSRAEAVAEKHRTKVRCSEWDYGVERGVRTLVSEWNLVCDDAWISAAAFTYDHVVVLAPVPFLGQMADRFGRRPVIFASVIVVLAADITTAVTSSLVAFFAARMFAGASCNALALVFLVMLFEVSGSEIRQELAWAAFLAPMLTSLLPTLAAGAMLDRRVLSFMMLAVASLLIPSFYFVEESAQWRRAVGSKVERHRFVTSRVTSIEPSASTSHRRHRHGRAKRRRPRASTAVDLLAQKALRPRTLTLSFLFLLLFAGLYVTFSGTASGQPSRSETALAGPYRLLLELVARSLSLLVSDWLLRMPTRREALVLAFCTVLVAGWAKHVAKRIASRDDPGDPPLVIVVMGELLLDAILVALVLVFACTLEAYRTEVRATGLCAVYFSGGIGATLSPMLAGMEPQTLLLVGGTVAVLAAISATRHLPHVADYELFLAQIQAHESERWSVSSVRSSVSKNDQPNDLHHILP; encoded by the coding sequence ATGCTAGCCTGTGCCCAGGTGTCGCTCAGCATTTTAACGATGCACTACGCGTCTATGGTAATACTGGCGGCTCCCGTCGACCACTGGTGCAAGGTGCCGCGCGAGTTGGGCAACGTCAGCGCCAAGGAGTGGAAGAGCACCGGGATACCTCTCGAAGCAGACGGCACTCCCAGCCAATGCTACGCCTACGCTGTCACTGCCGCTCCCGTGACGGGCACGGCACGCGGCTCGCGCGCTGAAGCCGTCGCCGAGAAGCATCGAACGAAGGTTCGCTGCAGCGAGTGGGACTACGGCGTCGAGCGTGGCGTAAGGACGCTCGTCAGCGAGTGGAACCTCGTCTGCGATGACGCCTGGATTTCCGCGGCAGCGTTCACCTACGACCACGTCGTCGTTCTCGCCCCCGTGCCGTTTTTGGGTCAGATGGCGGACAGATTCGGCCGGAGGCCGGTGATATTTGCGTCGGTGATCGTGGTGCTAGCCGCCGACATCACGACCGCGGTAACCAGTTCCTTGGTAGCCTTCTTTGCGGCCCGTATGTTCGCCGGTGCCTCGTGCAACGCGCTCGCGCTAGTCTTCTTGGTGATGTTGTTCGAGGTGTCCGGCAGTGAAATACGACAGGAGCTCGCCTGGGCCGCATTTCTGGCACCGATGCTGACGTCGCTGTTGCCGACGCTCGCCGCTGGCGCCATGCTCGACCGCCGCGTGCTGTCGTTCATGATGCTCGCCGTGGCTTCGCTGCTGATCCCTTCGTTCTACTTCGTCGAGGAGTCCGCGCAGTGGCGGCGCGCCGTGGGCAGTAAAGTTGAGCGCCACAGGTTCGTCACATCGCGCGTCACCAGCATTGAGCCGAGCGCATCGACGAGTCATCGCAGGCACAGACACGGTCGGGCAAAAAGGCGACGACCGCGGGCGTCCACAGCAGTCGACCTGCTGGCTCAGAAAGCGCTGCGGCCGCGAACGCTGACGCTTTCATTCCTGTTCCTCCTCCTGTTCGCCGGTCTGTACGTGACGTTCTCCGGCACTGCGTCTGGTCAACCATCGCGGTCCGAAACCGCCCTGGCCGGCCCGTACAGACTGCTGCTGGAACTCGTCGCTCGTTCGCTAAGCCTGCTCGTTTCCGACTGGCTTTTGCGGATGCCGACCCGCCGCGAGGCGCTGGTGCTAGCATTCTGCACGGTTCTGGTGGCCGGATGGGCGAAGCACGTCGCCAAGCGCATCGCCTCGCGTGACGACCCCGGCGACCCGCCGCTCGTAATCGTTGTGATGGGCGAGCTGCTGCTCGACGCCATTCTGGTCGCTCTCGTGTTGGTCTTCGCCTGCACCTTGGAGGCCTATCGCACGGAAGTGCGCGCCACTGGTCTGTGCGCGGTGTACTTCTCCGGAGGCATCGGAGCCACCCTTTCCCCCATGTTGGCCGGCATGGAGCCGCAGACCTTACTGCTGGTCGGCGGCACCGTTGCCGTGCTGGCCGCCATTTCTGCCACTCGCCACCTTCCACATGTGGCCGACTACGAACTCTTTCTAGCACAGATTCAGGCTCACGAATCTGAGCGCTGGAGCGTTTCTTCGGTGCGCTCCTCAGTGTCCAAAAATGATCAACCTAATGACCTGCATCATATATTGCCATAA